From Halotia branconii CENA392, the proteins below share one genomic window:
- a CDS encoding type II toxin-antitoxin system VapC family toxin, with amino-acid sequence MILCDAGVLLCLVDRTQPQHNAYKIAVMRLAKPLVTTWSCLTEAMYLALHRGSWQMQKQLGQLLLDKLLTIYEIQESDYSRLLALMEQYRDCPMDLADATLVLTAEKTGYRQILTLDSDFLFYRIGHQDTFEIISV; translated from the coding sequence ATGATCCTGTGCGATGCAGGAGTCTTATTGTGTTTAGTTGATCGCACTCAGCCTCAGCACAATGCTTATAAAATCGCAGTGATGCGTTTGGCAAAGCCTCTGGTCACAACCTGGTCATGCCTGACAGAAGCCATGTATCTTGCCCTGCATCGTGGCAGCTGGCAAATGCAAAAACAGTTGGGGCAGCTTCTTTTAGATAAACTGTTGACCATTTACGAGATTCAGGAAAGTGATTACAGCCGTTTGTTGGCGCTGATGGAACAATACCGCGATTGCCCAATGGATTTAGCAGATGCAACGTTGGTTTTGACGGCTGAAAAGACAGGGTATCGTCAAATTCTCACTCTCGATTCTGATTTCTTATTTTATCGAATTGGTCATCAAGACACCTTTGAAATTATTTCAGTCTGA
- a CDS encoding Uma2 family endonuclease, whose amino-acid sequence MSQFRQGLLEVNAMPPLLDRTTDQRIVHYGTWEQFKFIQKGFDGSPGVRLFYYDDTIEILMPGREHEIFASIIGYLVTTFLVEKGIFFQPTRSMTQEKEGVVSVQADESYCIGSAKPIPDLSIEVVFTSGSTSKLERYKALGVLEVWFWEDGLLTLYHLHGGSYERVERSQLSGLNDLNLDLLRRYILMAETDAGEAIIAFRREI is encoded by the coding sequence ATGTCACAATTCAGGCAGGGATTGCTAGAGGTGAACGCGATGCCCCCACTACTCGACCGAACTACCGACCAACGCATTGTCCATTATGGGACGTGGGAACAGTTCAAGTTCATCCAAAAAGGTTTTGACGGTTCTCCTGGTGTGCGGCTGTTTTACTATGACGATACAATCGAGATTCTCATGCCAGGACGCGAACATGAAATTTTTGCCAGTATCATCGGTTATTTAGTGACAACCTTTCTCGTCGAAAAAGGCATTTTCTTTCAGCCAACTCGATCAATGACTCAGGAAAAAGAAGGGGTTGTCTCGGTTCAAGCGGACGAGTCCTACTGCATTGGCAGCGCTAAACCGATTCCAGATTTGTCCATCGAAGTCGTTTTTACCAGTGGTAGTACCAGCAAGTTAGAGCGCTATAAAGCTTTGGGAGTACTGGAAGTCTGGTTTTGGGAAGATGGGCTATTAACGCTCTATCATCTGCATGGCGGTAGCTATGAACGTGTCGAGCGCAGCCAACTGTCCGGACTCAATGATCTCAATTTGGATTTACTGAGACGCTACATTTTGATGGCTGAGACTGATGCTGGAGAAGCTATTATAGCATTTCGTCGAGAGATTTAA
- a CDS encoding ISAzo13 family transposase (programmed frameshift), giving the protein MLELTDSVKKVFKETANQLKGAARRRFQAQIVMELGYGGQLLAQKELGWDRNTIRKGIKELTSGISCIDNYSARGRWKVEEHLPNLLEDIKKLVDFQSQTDPSFKSQRLYTRLTASQVRKLLIDKFGYTDEQLPTEETMRVKLNDLGYRLKRVAKVLPQKKFPETDAIFEQLAIVNQSALDDPSILRLSLDAKARVDIGYFDRGGKNRVVTETEDHNFHPKTTVTPYGIFLPELDELFLYFTESNVTSDFIVDVLEDFWKSESWRFSSIKTLIINQDNGTDNNSRRTQFMKRIVEFVHEYQLNIRLAYYPPYHSKYNPIERVWGILENSWNGSILDEVATALKFAQNMTWKGKNPVVKLVTQTYETGVTLTKEAMSAVEKQIERLTNSEHEKFPDLGKWFVDICCGST; this is encoded by the exons TTGCTCGAATTAACTGATTCAGTCAAAAAAGTATTCAAGGAAACAGCAAACCAACTCAAAGGTGCAGCAAGGCGGCGTTTTCAAGCACAAATTGTCATGGAATTAGGTTACGGAGGACAATTACTGGCTCAAAAAGAATTGGGCTGGGATAGAAATACTATTCGTAAAGGAATTAAAGAACTAACCAGTGGGATTAGTTGTATAGATAATTATTCAGCTAGGGGTAGATGGAAAGTAGAAGAGCATTTACCAAACCTGTTAGAAGATATCAAAAAATTAGTTGATTTCCAAAGCCAAACAGATCCAAGTTTTAAAAGCCAAAGGCTGTATACACGCCTAACTGCTAGTCAGGTCAGAAAGCTATTAATTGATAAATTTGGTTATACGGATGAACAGTTACCTACTGAAGAAACAATGAGAGTTAAATTGAATGATTTAGGTTATAGACTCAAGCGAGTAGCAAAAGTTTTACCTCAAAAAAAAT TTCCAGAAACAGACGCAATCTTTGAACAATTAGCAATAGTTAATCAATCCGCCCTGGATGATCCAAGTATCTTACGTCTCAGTCTGGATGCCAAAGCCCGTGTAGATATTGGCTACTTTGACAGAGGAGGTAAAAACCGAGTTGTCACAGAAACAGAAGACCATAATTTTCATCCAAAAACTACCGTAACTCCTTACGGCATCTTCCTTCCAGAATTAGACGAACTATTTTTATACTTTACAGAGTCTAATGTAACGAGTGATTTTATTGTAGACGTTCTAGAAGATTTTTGGAAGAGTGAGAGTTGGCGATTTTCCTCAATAAAAACCCTGATTATTAACCAGGATAATGGGACAGATAATAATTCTAGACGTACCCAGTTTATGAAACGTATCGTTGAGTTTGTTCATGAATATCAACTGAATATACGTTTAGCCTACTATCCACCCTATCACAGCAAATATAATCCCATCGAGCGAGTATGGGGGATATTAGAAAATTCTTGGAATGGCAGTATTTTAGATGAAGTTGCAACCGCTTTAAAATTTGCTCAAAACATGACGTGGAAAGGTAAGAATCCTGTGGTTAAGTTAGTGACTCAAACTTATGAAACTGGGGTTACTCTTACTAAGGAGGCTATGTCTGCTGTTGAAAAACAAATAGAAAGACTCACTAACTCGGAACATGAAAAATTTCCCGATTTAGGCAAATGGTTTGTTGATATTTGTTGTGGCAGCACTTAA
- a CDS encoding GUN4 domain-containing protein — translation MIIIIIIGHFIPWKSPDLETAKIIYVISHKELPENSPYKTYLTNSFGSEYIKVLPRKDLNNINKLWLKYSNGRFGFSAQKRIWKRLGDGYNTTYNSYEIQKKFGDEVGWRKEGNWLYYSDIYYWRTALSGHLPILLMLRSGKSERCHIDFEILKVLVERI, via the coding sequence ATGATTATCATTATTATAATTGGTCATTTTATTCCTTGGAAGTCCCCTGATTTAGAAACGGCTAAAATAATCTATGTAATATCTCATAAAGAATTACCAGAAAACTCACCATACAAAACTTATTTGACAAACAGTTTTGGCTCAGAATATATAAAAGTCCTTCCCCGAAAAGACTTAAATAATATAAATAAACTCTGGTTAAAGTATAGCAATGGACGGTTTGGATTTAGCGCTCAAAAACGTATTTGGAAACGTCTTGGAGATGGTTATAATACCACTTATAATAGCTATGAAATCCAAAAAAAATTTGGTGATGAAGTTGGCTGGCGAAAAGAAGGAAATTGGTTATACTACTCTGATATTTACTATTGGCGGACAGCACTATCGGGTCATCTTCCAATACTTTTAATGCTCAGATCAGGTAAATCAGAAAGATGTCATATTGATTTTGAAATACTAAAAGTCCTTGTTGAGCGTATATAA
- a CDS encoding efflux RND transporter periplasmic adaptor subunit — MFFRLFRSPSKLLIVCLLGIGLMTASCGSFQKESAKAQSQRSSKTGESATPVDVAIASTGLLKKPLEYTGTTTAFRTVSLRSQVEARLLALNLDVGDRVKLGQNVGQLDEAILLTGLRQAEAELAALKSEVARTQTQVSNARADVERARLEVVQAQADSQRQQNLFKEGAIAEQTAEQARTEAQTAAQALQAAQEQVRTEQEAVAAAQGRVVAQQAVVAQAKERRSYARLVSPITGVVTERVTEPGNLLQAGNEVLQIGDFSRVKVVVQVSELELAKIKVGQSVQVSLDAFPNRSFMGKVTRISPAADATARLIPVEVVIPNTANNIGSGLLARVTFGNQTPQRVVVPQTALQKPAGNKKADADAEQENQNGTVFVVTDTQDKPKVAARAVTLGKKIDNRVEILSGLQPGDRYVARSAKPLKDGDVVKLSILSETADKKTN; from the coding sequence ATGTTTTTTCGTCTGTTTAGATCGCCATCGAAGTTATTGATTGTTTGCCTGTTAGGCATTGGATTAATGACAGCGAGTTGTGGTTCATTTCAGAAAGAATCAGCCAAGGCACAATCTCAACGTTCTAGTAAGACAGGAGAAAGTGCAACACCTGTGGATGTGGCGATCGCCAGTACTGGATTGCTCAAAAAACCTCTAGAATACACAGGTACTACCACGGCTTTCCGTACAGTGTCATTGCGATCGCAAGTAGAAGCTAGGTTATTGGCATTGAATCTAGATGTAGGCGATAGAGTAAAGCTTGGGCAAAACGTTGGGCAGTTGGATGAGGCCATACTTTTGACAGGATTAAGGCAAGCAGAAGCAGAACTAGCAGCCTTAAAGTCAGAAGTAGCTAGAACCCAAACTCAAGTCAGTAATGCTCGTGCAGATGTGGAACGGGCGCGGTTAGAAGTGGTGCAAGCCCAAGCAGACTCGCAACGGCAACAAAATTTATTTAAAGAAGGTGCGATCGCCGAACAAACTGCCGAACAAGCACGTACTGAAGCCCAAACAGCAGCCCAGGCACTACAAGCTGCTCAAGAGCAAGTCCGTACAGAACAAGAAGCTGTCGCCGCAGCTCAAGGTAGAGTAGTTGCTCAACAGGCAGTAGTTGCCCAAGCAAAAGAGCGTCGCTCCTACGCTCGACTGGTATCTCCAATTACTGGTGTTGTCACAGAAAGGGTGACAGAACCAGGTAATCTGCTGCAAGCGGGTAACGAAGTCTTGCAAATTGGAGACTTTAGCCGGGTCAAAGTTGTAGTGCAAGTTTCTGAATTAGAACTGGCAAAAATTAAAGTCGGGCAATCTGTGCAAGTTAGCTTAGATGCCTTTCCCAATCGCTCATTTATGGGGAAAGTAACACGGATTTCTCCGGCTGCGGATGCGACAGCTCGTTTGATACCAGTAGAGGTCGTGATTCCCAATACTGCTAATAACATTGGTAGCGGACTATTGGCACGAGTTACATTTGGCAACCAGACACCACAGCGAGTAGTAGTACCGCAAACAGCTCTGCAAAAGCCAGCAGGAAACAAAAAAGCTGATGCGGATGCAGAACAAGAAAATCAAAATGGCACAGTATTTGTTGTTACAGATACACAAGACAAGCCAAAAGTAGCCGCGCGTGCTGTCACTTTAGGAAAAAAGATTGATAACAGAGTAGAAATTTTATCTGGTCTGCAACCAGGCGATCGCTATGTTGCTCGTAGTGCCAAACCTTTAAAAGACGGCGATGTTGTAAAGCTATCAATCTTATCAGAAACAGCAGATAAAAAAACTAATTAA
- a CDS encoding efflux RND transporter permease subunit — MQQVNSGFSISGISIRQHIGTLMLTLAVIVMGVFFLTKLPVDLLPSITYPRIGVRLEAPGVAPEIGVDEVTRPLEEAFSATEGVVQIFSQTREGQINLDLYFQPGGNIDQALNDATAAFNRARSGLPDTIEEPRLFKFDPSQLPVYEFALTSPSLKGVDLRVFAEEELARELSVVSGVAGVDVSGGVQEEVRVNIDLDRLQALGVGLTDVLDELRNRNQDVSGGRILGQNSEPLTRTVGRFENAKEISNLSFEVSAPAASTSTSQTPVVNRRVYLRDFAEVIDGSEQQRIFVLLNGQEAVKVSIQKQPDANTINVVEGVKKRLEELRQSGVVPEGTILTSTLDESQFISNSISNVTTSGLIGTGLAAIAVLLFLGSLRQTFIIVLAIPLATLSAIILMGLFGFSLNVFSLGGLALGVGIVVDNSIVMLENIAEGVGMTPGKNSRSRLNQQQVISQAQQSSQEVESALIASTSTNLVAVLPFLLIGGFISLLFNELILTITFSVAASILIAVTVVPMLSSQILGWKFSSRLNQFWLLQKFNQRFDAATRGYGNFLTRILRWRLVTVAIAIIIFGGSSLWMAPQIPQEILPRISTGQANLRAQFPPGTPLETNRKVMAAVDDILRNQPETEYVFSTAGGALFGTNTSANAQRGSSTITLKPSTDVEAYVERVTQEFDKLNLVGIRLRVSPGQVRGLILNNSPVRGADVDVILQGNNSDVLEQAGNQVLAALEQQANLVRFRPDADERQPEVQILPDWERVSALGLNTTDIGETIQTALEGSIPTQLQRGNRLVDVRVQLNEESVQTPSQLERLPLFVDNNRQIRLSDVAKIAEAQAPGEIQRINQRQVFLLAGDLTEGANLSAALEQVNTILSSLDLPEGVSVLPSSAAESNQQLQNSLQLLGGLAAFLVFVVMAVQYNSLVDPLVIMLTIPLALAGGIFGLYITNTAIGATVIVGAVLLVGIVVNNAIIMVELANQIREREKVDRKTAILRAAPQRLRPVLMTTITTVLGMFPLALGIGQGSEFLQPLGVVVFSGLSLATVLTLFIIPCFYTLLHDLIGGKWTKPVFIWLRVLKKRFS; from the coding sequence ATGCAGCAGGTTAATAGCGGATTTAGTATTAGTGGGATTTCGATTCGCCAACACATTGGTACTCTCATGCTCACCTTAGCAGTGATTGTGATGGGAGTATTTTTTCTGACTAAATTACCCGTAGATTTACTACCATCAATTACTTATCCAAGAATTGGTGTGCGGCTAGAAGCACCTGGAGTTGCTCCAGAAATTGGGGTTGATGAAGTCACAAGACCATTAGAAGAAGCCTTTTCCGCTACTGAGGGCGTAGTACAGATTTTTTCTCAAACTCGTGAAGGACAGATAAATTTGGATCTGTACTTTCAACCGGGCGGTAACATTGACCAAGCCTTAAACGATGCCACAGCTGCCTTTAACAGAGCTAGAAGCGGTTTACCAGACACTATTGAAGAACCTCGCTTATTTAAGTTTGATCCTTCTCAGCTACCAGTTTACGAATTTGCTTTAACTTCACCCTCCTTAAAAGGCGTTGATTTGCGTGTTTTTGCCGAAGAAGAATTAGCCCGCGAACTGAGCGTAGTATCTGGAGTCGCAGGGGTAGACGTATCGGGAGGAGTTCAAGAAGAAGTTAGAGTCAACATTGATTTAGATCGCTTGCAAGCTTTGGGTGTAGGTTTAACAGATGTATTAGATGAACTGCGAAACCGCAATCAAGATGTTTCTGGTGGTCGGATTTTGGGGCAAAATTCTGAGCCTTTAACTCGTACCGTTGGACGCTTTGAAAATGCGAAAGAAATCAGCAATCTTTCTTTTGAAGTATCTGCTCCTGCTGCTTCAACCTCCACCTCACAAACCCCAGTCGTCAATCGCCGCGTCTATTTGCGAGACTTTGCTGAAGTCATTGATGGCTCAGAACAACAACGGATTTTTGTCTTACTCAATGGGCAAGAAGCTGTTAAAGTTAGCATCCAAAAACAGCCAGATGCTAATACCATTAATGTTGTCGAGGGAGTAAAAAAACGCTTAGAAGAACTGCGACAATCTGGTGTAGTTCCTGAAGGGACAATTTTGACATCTACCTTAGATGAATCGCAATTTATCAGCAATTCTATCTCGAATGTTACCACTTCTGGGTTAATCGGCACAGGATTAGCAGCGATCGCAGTTTTATTATTTCTTGGTTCTTTACGACAAACTTTTATTATTGTTTTAGCTATCCCCCTGGCAACTCTTTCGGCCATTATCTTAATGGGGCTATTTGGTTTTTCCCTCAATGTTTTTAGCTTGGGTGGTTTGGCATTAGGCGTGGGTATTGTGGTAGATAACTCCATCGTCATGTTAGAGAACATTGCCGAGGGTGTGGGCATGACTCCCGGTAAAAATAGTAGAAGCCGCTTAAATCAACAACAAGTAATTTCTCAAGCTCAACAAAGTAGTCAGGAAGTAGAATCAGCTTTAATTGCTTCCACAAGTACAAACTTGGTAGCAGTATTACCGTTTTTGCTGATTGGCGGCTTTATATCATTACTATTTAATGAGTTAATTCTGACTATTACCTTTTCTGTTGCAGCTTCAATTTTGATCGCGGTGACAGTTGTACCGATGCTTTCATCGCAGATATTGGGATGGAAATTTTCCAGTCGGTTAAATCAATTTTGGCTATTACAAAAGTTTAATCAACGGTTTGATGCCGCTACGAGGGGGTATGGTAATTTTTTAACTAGGATATTGCGCTGGCGGTTAGTAACAGTAGCGATCGCTATTATCATTTTTGGTGGTAGTAGTTTATGGATGGCTCCGCAAATTCCCCAAGAAATCCTTCCCCGAATTAGTACTGGACAAGCTAACTTGAGAGCGCAATTTCCTCCGGGTACGCCTCTAGAAACCAACCGCAAAGTTATGGCTGCCGTGGATGACATTCTTCGCAATCAGCCAGAAACAGAATATGTTTTTTCCACAGCAGGTGGTGCGCTCTTTGGTACTAATACTAGTGCTAATGCTCAAAGGGGTTCTAGCACCATTACTTTAAAACCAAGTACAGATGTCGAAGCTTATGTAGAACGAGTTACCCAGGAATTTGACAAGCTAAATTTAGTCGGGATTCGCTTGCGTGTATCTCCTGGACAAGTGCGGGGTTTGATTCTCAATAACTCTCCTGTTCGTGGTGCTGATGTTGACGTAATTCTTCAAGGTAATAACTCTGATGTATTAGAACAAGCAGGCAATCAAGTATTAGCAGCTTTAGAACAGCAAGCTAATTTAGTCAGATTCCGCCCCGATGCTGATGAGCGCCAACCAGAAGTTCAGATTCTTCCTGACTGGGAAAGAGTTTCGGCTTTGGGATTAAATACTACAGACATTGGCGAGACAATTCAGACTGCACTCGAAGGAAGCATACCAACTCAGTTACAACGCGGCAATCGTTTAGTAGATGTCCGTGTCCAATTAAATGAAGAATCGGTGCAAACACCTTCTCAATTAGAGAGATTACCTTTATTTGTAGATAACAATCGTCAAATCCGCTTGAGTGATGTGGCGAAAATTGCTGAAGCCCAAGCTCCCGGAGAAATTCAGCGAATTAATCAGCGTCAAGTTTTCTTACTCGCTGGTGATTTGACTGAGGGAGCTAACCTGAGTGCGGCTCTAGAACAGGTGAATACAATCCTCAGTAGTTTAGATTTACCTGAAGGTGTCAGCGTCTTGCCCAGTTCGGCGGCTGAATCTAATCAACAACTGCAAAACTCACTGCAACTTTTAGGGGGATTAGCTGCCTTTTTAGTTTTTGTAGTCATGGCAGTGCAATACAATTCTCTTGTTGATCCTTTGGTAATTATGTTGACAATTCCTCTAGCATTAGCTGGGGGTATATTCGGGCTTTATATTACTAATACTGCCATTGGTGCAACTGTAATTGTTGGAGCGGTGTTGTTGGTAGGGATTGTAGTTAACAACGCCATTATCATGGTAGAACTGGCAAATCAAATTCGTGAACGAGAAAAAGTTGACCGCAAAACTGCCATTTTACGAGCTGCTCCTCAACGCTTACGTCCAGTTTTAATGACCACCATTACTACTGTTTTAGGTATGTTTCCTTTAGCCTTGGGAATTGGGCAAGGTTCAGAATTTTTGCAACCGTTGGGTGTAGTGGTGTTTTCTGGCTTGTCTTTAGCAACAGTGCTAACGCTGTTTATTATTCCCTGCTTTTATACTCTATTGCACGATCTTATCGGTGGTAAGTGGACGAAGCCAGTGTTTATCTGGTTACGTGTACTGAAAAAAAGATTCAGTTAG
- the phnE gene encoding phosphonate ABC transporter, permease protein PhnE: protein MNYLFNLKLLRRYPWVIPLLILLIVFAVYGWALQGLKLDFELLKSSWPYIIDFISRLFPPDLTVIDIAIKALVETVQMSIWGTSIGAILSLPIAVASATNVAPQWLRSLANLLQNAVRSVPSIILGLIFVAATGLGAPAGTLALAIYTIGYLAKFYQQAIEAVDPRSLESLQVMGASRLQIAQYGILPQVLPLGLGYTLWMFEYNIRAASVLGVVGAGGIGFQLKNYIDGFEYTKATTMMLVLLVVVTVIDSFSSQLRRRLDSM from the coding sequence ATGAATTACTTATTTAATTTAAAACTCCTACGTCGCTATCCTTGGGTAATTCCCTTACTCATTCTTTTAATTGTTTTTGCAGTTTATGGTTGGGCTTTGCAAGGTCTAAAACTTGACTTTGAACTGCTGAAATCTAGCTGGCCTTACATCATTGATTTCATATCTCGGTTATTTCCTCCTGATTTAACAGTTATAGATATAGCAATTAAGGCATTGGTTGAAACTGTGCAGATGTCTATATGGGGAACTAGCATTGGAGCAATCCTTTCTTTGCCTATTGCTGTAGCTAGTGCTACCAACGTTGCTCCTCAATGGTTGCGATCGCTGGCTAATTTGCTGCAAAATGCTGTGCGTTCTGTGCCTTCGATTATTTTGGGGCTAATTTTTGTCGCTGCCACCGGATTAGGCGCACCCGCAGGTACTTTGGCGTTGGCAATCTATACTATCGGCTACCTTGCTAAATTTTATCAACAAGCCATTGAAGCGGTTGATCCTCGTTCTCTAGAATCTTTACAAGTGATGGGAGCCTCTAGGTTACAAATTGCCCAATACGGTATTTTGCCCCAAGTACTACCCTTAGGATTGGGTTATACCTTATGGATGTTTGAGTATAACATCCGTGCTGCTTCTGTTTTGGGTGTAGTTGGTGCAGGTGGTATTGGCTTTCAGTTAAAAAATTACATTGATGGTTTTGAATACACTAAAGCAACAACCATGATGTTAGTACTGCTGGTAGTTGTTACAGTGATTGATTCTTTCAGCAGTCAATTACGTCGTCGGCTCGATTCAATGTAA
- a CDS encoding phosphonate ABC transporter ATP-binding protein → MSDCIIECHNLETAYAASLNRPILNGINCQIKRGEFVVLLGLNGAGKSTLLRSLVGLIKPVRGEIQINGMTVTPRTLPKIRRDIGMLFQGGGLIRQLSALENVLCGRLGVRTTWQTLLGFPKRDRLLALDLLEQLGLRELAEQKTSKLSGGQQQRVAIARALIQSPQILLADEPITGLDVVASQQVMQTLSHLHTQQGMTIVAVLHDLGIAAKYAQRAIVLDAGRIVYDGICDNLQAQFANASM, encoded by the coding sequence ATGAGTGATTGTATTATTGAGTGTCATAACCTAGAAACAGCTTACGCTGCATCTCTCAATCGCCCTATCCTCAACGGAATTAATTGCCAGATCAAACGAGGTGAATTTGTCGTTTTATTGGGACTGAATGGCGCAGGAAAATCCACTTTATTGCGATCGCTGGTGGGATTAATCAAACCAGTACGAGGAGAAATTCAGATTAATGGCATGACAGTAACTCCCCGAACCCTGCCCAAAATTCGCCGTGACATTGGCATGTTGTTTCAAGGTGGAGGATTAATTCGGCAATTATCAGCACTGGAAAATGTCTTGTGCGGCCGCCTGGGTGTCAGGACAACTTGGCAGACTTTATTAGGCTTTCCCAAACGCGATCGCTTATTAGCCCTAGACTTATTAGAGCAGTTGGGTTTAAGAGAATTAGCCGAGCAAAAAACCAGTAAACTCAGTGGAGGACAACAACAGAGAGTAGCAATTGCTCGTGCTTTAATTCAATCACCACAAATTCTTTTAGCCGATGAACCGATTACAGGATTAGATGTTGTCGCATCCCAACAAGTAATGCAGACTTTATCTCATTTGCACACCCAGCAAGGCATGACCATTGTGGCAGTGTTGCACGATTTGGGTATAGCTGCAAAATACGCCCAACGAGCGATCGTCTTAGACGCTGGACGCATAGTTTATGACGGCATTTGTGATAACTTACAAGCCCAATTTGCTAACGCTTCGATGTAA
- a CDS encoding phosphate/phosphite/phosphonate ABC transporter substrate-binding protein has translation MSVSKKGLLSAGAAFVALTGLLISTFGETQTQVIAKPINNQQASTLIAQNQKTLRVAFPKRGEITDAQNKANAVATFLSKQVGMPVQAVVADETAAVEALRAGRVDAAFLSSRPALKAEQLANARLYLAEVRPNYSGGHTYSSIFVVPKNSSLTSKNSVKATLEQLRGKKMAFVSPTSGSGFIFPVGELVKQGFVPNRDRLDNFFGQVSYGGNYSGALQAVLRGQADAAAVSEYALNPPYVTAQEKSQLRVLHAITGVPAHGVVIDDSVAAPMREKLIAALMQLNQSPNNELLKDLSNATSLVKVDHDNHLAPIQDALKRVGIEP, from the coding sequence ATGAGTGTGAGCAAAAAGGGTTTATTGAGTGCTGGCGCGGCATTTGTGGCACTTACAGGTTTATTAATTAGCACCTTTGGGGAAACGCAAACACAGGTTATTGCCAAACCCATAAATAATCAACAGGCATCAACCTTGATTGCCCAAAACCAGAAGACTTTAAGAGTAGCTTTTCCTAAGCGGGGTGAAATCACAGATGCCCAAAATAAAGCAAATGCTGTAGCGACTTTTTTGTCTAAGCAAGTGGGAATGCCAGTTCAGGCAGTTGTAGCCGATGAAACAGCAGCAGTAGAAGCCTTAAGAGCGGGTAGAGTTGATGCAGCTTTTTTGAGTAGTCGCCCGGCACTGAAAGCTGAACAGTTGGCAAATGCTCGGTTGTATTTGGCAGAAGTGCGTCCCAATTACTCTGGAGGCCACACTTATAGCTCAATCTTTGTAGTTCCCAAAAATAGTTCTTTAACATCCAAAAATTCTGTCAAAGCTACCCTAGAACAACTGCGGGGTAAAAAAATGGCGTTTGTTTCTCCAACTTCTGGCTCAGGATTTATTTTTCCTGTCGGTGAATTAGTGAAACAAGGATTTGTACCTAACCGCGATCGCTTGGATAATTTCTTTGGACAAGTTTCATACGGCGGTAATTACTCTGGTGCATTGCAAGCAGTTTTGCGCGGTCAAGCAGATGCAGCTGCGGTATCAGAATATGCGCTTAATCCACCGTATGTAACCGCGCAAGAAAAAAGTCAATTGCGAGTTCTTCACGCAATTACAGGTGTACCTGCCCACGGTGTCGTGATTGATGACAGTGTTGCAGCTCCCATGCGAGAAAAATTGATTGCTGCCTTAATGCAATTGAATCAATCACCAAACAACGAGCTACTCAAAGACTTATCTAATGCTACAAGTTTGGTGAAAGTTGATCATGATAATCACTTAGCACCAATCCAGGATGCTCTTAAGCGTGTTGGTATTGAACCATAA
- a CDS encoding response regulator translates to MLRLYCSIIRKVRSQEAEKEDKIPAIALTVFARTEECQLVLEAGFQAHITKPIEADELVVAIANLAGLNK, encoded by the coding sequence GTGCTGCGGCTGTATTGTTCAATAATTAGAAAAGTGCGATCGCAAGAAGCAGAAAAAGAGGATAAAATTCCTGCTATAGCACTAACAGTATTTGCGAGAACTGAAGAATGTCAACTCGTCCTAGAAGCTGGATTTCAAGCTCATATAACTAAGCCCATTGAGGCAGACGAGTTAGTAGTAGCGATAGCAAACCTCGCTGGACTTAATAAGTAG